From Cyprinus carpio isolate SPL01 chromosome A7, ASM1834038v1, whole genome shotgun sequence, a single genomic window includes:
- the LOC109063142 gene encoding oxysterols receptor LXR-alpha-like, with protein sequence MSTLSTTDITDVGHGDSLCCAGEEGPSAAIAKVKQETLSQTVSYGTSHNDLNDTLLMEPSDIKMYPTEDTPLPEGRPVKRKKGPAPKMLGNEVCSVCGDKASGFHYNVLSCEGCKGFFRRSVIKGARYTCKNSGRCEMDMYMRRKCQQCRLRKCREAGMLEQCVLSEEQIRLKKMKKQEEETARTSAVATPGPAPEMPSLAPEQQEMIEKLVALQKQCNKRSFLDRPKVTPWPQSQDPLNREVRQQRFAHFTELAIMSVQEIVDFAKQLPGFLELTREDQIALLKTSTIEIMLLETSRRYNPAIDSITFLKDFSYNKEDFAKAGLQFEFINPIFEFSKGMNDLHLDEAEYALLIAINIFSADRPNVQDHELVERLQQPYVDALHSYIRIKRPNDHLMFPRMLMKLVSLRTLSSVHSEQVFALRLQDKKLPPLLSEIWDVHE encoded by the exons ATGTCCACCCTTTCTACGACTGATATCACTGATGTTGGTCATG GGGACTCCCTGTGCTGTGCCGGTGAAGAAGGCCCTTCAGCAGCGATAGCAAAAGTGAAACAGGAGACTCTCAGTCAGACGGTGTCATACGGCACCTCACACAATGACCTGAACGACACGCTGCTCATGGAGCCCAGCGACATCAAGATGTACCCCACAGAGGACACACCTCTACCAG AGGGTCGGCCAGTCAAGAGAAAGAAAGGCCCTGCTCCCAAGATGTTGGGGAATGAGGTGTGTAGTGTATGTGGAGACAAAGCATCTGGCTTTCATTACAACGTGCTCAGCTGCGAGGGCTGTAAAGGTTTCTTCAGGCGCAGCGTCATCAAAGGAGCTCGATACACCTGTAAGAATTCGGGCCGCTGTGAGATGGACATGTACATGCGCCGCAAGTGTCAGCAGTGCCGTCTGCGCAAGTGCAGGGAGGCAGGAATGCTGGAGCAAT GTGTGCTGTCAGAAGAGCAGATCCGactgaaaaagatgaaaaaacagGAAGAGGAGACAGCACGTACCTCTGCAGTGGCAACACCCGGTCCTGCCCCCGAGATGCCCTCTCTGGCTCCTGAACAGCAGGAGATGATCGAAAAACTGGTGGCCTTGCAGAAACAGTGCAACAAACGCTCTTTTCTTGACCGGCCCAAAGTCACT CCATGGCCACAGAGTCAGGACCCACTTAACCGAGAGGTTCGACAGCAGCGGTTTGCTCATTTCACTGAGCTGGCCATCATGTCTGTGCAGGAGATTGTAGACTTTGCTAAACAGCTGCCTGGCTTCCTGGAGCTCACCCGAGAGGACCAGATCGCCCTGCTGAAGACCTCAACTATAGAG ATCATGCTGCTAGAGACTTCCAGACGTTATAACCCAGCGATAGATAGCATCACCTTCCTCAAAGACTTCAGTTACAATAAGGAAGATTTTGCCAAAGCGG GACTGCAGTTTGAGTTCATCAACCCCATCTTTGAGTTTTCAAAAGGCATGAATGACCTCCACCTGGATGAGGCGGAGTACGCTTTGCTCATCGCTATCAACATTTTCTCAGCAG ACCGACCGAACGTGCAGGATCACGAGTTAGTGGAAAGACTACAGCAGCCATATGTGGACGCTCTCCACTCTTACATCAGAATAAAACGACCCAAC GATCATCTGATGTTTCCCCGGATGCTGATGAAGCTGGTCAGTCTACGCACACTGAGCAGCGTCCACTCAGAGCAAGTCTTTGCTCTGCGCCTCCAAGACAAGAAACTCCCACCTCTGCTTTCTGAAATTTGGGATGTCCACGAGTGA
- the LOC109100501 gene encoding ceroid-lipofuscinosis neuronal protein 6 homolog isoform X1, whose product MRRRPQSAALTPAFVSRAGSEKTVSTAAGQSRFHTDLWLCFTVQNWILDFGRPIAMIIMPLEWFPLNKPSVGDYFHMAYNVITPFLLLKLIERSPTALPRSAVYLCIITFVMGASIHLVGDSINHRLILSGYQLHLSVRENPIIKDLKPASLIDSFELLYYYDEHLGHSMWYVPFFLILFLYFTGCFTQVKDEKMSYSGWLLLGPSAVYYWYLITEGQIFVLYVFTFFAMVATVMRQRRMGFVLDSNGRFLFYNFIITLGLVLVWVAYLWNDKVLRKKYPGIIYVPEPWSFYTLHIKGS is encoded by the exons ATGCGGAGAAGACCGCAGTCTGCAGCTTTGACCCCGGCATTTGTGAG CAGGGCCGGGAGTGAGAAAACAGTTTCTACAGCTGCAGGACAGTCCCGGTTTCACACAGACCTCTGGCTCTGTTTCACTGTGCAGAACTGGATATTGGACTTTGGGAGGCCAATTGCTATG atCATAATGCCCCTGGAATGGTTTCCTCTTAATAAACCCAGTGTTGGAGATTATTTTCATATGGCATATAATGTCATCACACCGTTCTTATTACTGAAG CTGATTGAGCGGAGTCCCACAGCCCTTCCTCGCTCTGCTGTTTACCTCTGCATCATCACCTTTGTCATGGGAGCTAGCATACACCTGGTAGGAGACTCTATTAACCACCGTCTCATCCTCAGTGGATACCAGCTTCACCTTTCTGTCAGAGAAAACCCCATTATCAAAGATCTGAAGCCTGCCTCACTG ATTGATTCCTTTGAACTTCTTTATTACTATGATGAACACTTAGGGCATTCCATGTG GTATGTCCCtttcttcctcatcctcttcttgTATTTCACTGGCTGCTTTACACAAGTTAAAGATGAGAAGATGTCTTACTCAGGCTGGCTGCTACTTGGCCCCAGTGCAGTGTACTATTG GTATCTGATTACTGAGGGGCAGATCTTTGTCCTGTATGTCTTCACCTTTTTTGCCATGGTTGCCACTGTGATGCGCCAGAGGCGGATGGGCTTCGTGTTAGACAGCAATGGCCGTTTCCTCTTCTATAACTTCATCATTACTCTGGGATTAGTTCTGGTCTGGGTCGCATATCTGTGGAATGATAAAGTTTTGCGCAAAAAGTATCCCGGAATCATCTATGTTCCAGAGCCTTGGTCCTTCTATACCTTACACATCAAAGGCAGTTAA
- the LOC109100501 gene encoding ceroid-lipofuscinosis neuronal protein 6 homolog isoform X2, which produces MRRRPQSAALTPAFVRAGSEKTVSTAAGQSRFHTDLWLCFTVQNWILDFGRPIAMIIMPLEWFPLNKPSVGDYFHMAYNVITPFLLLKLIERSPTALPRSAVYLCIITFVMGASIHLVGDSINHRLILSGYQLHLSVRENPIIKDLKPASLIDSFELLYYYDEHLGHSMWYVPFFLILFLYFTGCFTQVKDEKMSYSGWLLLGPSAVYYWYLITEGQIFVLYVFTFFAMVATVMRQRRMGFVLDSNGRFLFYNFIITLGLVLVWVAYLWNDKVLRKKYPGIIYVPEPWSFYTLHIKGS; this is translated from the exons ATGCGGAGAAGACCGCAGTCTGCAGCTTTGACCCCGGCATTTGTGAG GGCCGGGAGTGAGAAAACAGTTTCTACAGCTGCAGGACAGTCCCGGTTTCACACAGACCTCTGGCTCTGTTTCACTGTGCAGAACTGGATATTGGACTTTGGGAGGCCAATTGCTATG atCATAATGCCCCTGGAATGGTTTCCTCTTAATAAACCCAGTGTTGGAGATTATTTTCATATGGCATATAATGTCATCACACCGTTCTTATTACTGAAG CTGATTGAGCGGAGTCCCACAGCCCTTCCTCGCTCTGCTGTTTACCTCTGCATCATCACCTTTGTCATGGGAGCTAGCATACACCTGGTAGGAGACTCTATTAACCACCGTCTCATCCTCAGTGGATACCAGCTTCACCTTTCTGTCAGAGAAAACCCCATTATCAAAGATCTGAAGCCTGCCTCACTG ATTGATTCCTTTGAACTTCTTTATTACTATGATGAACACTTAGGGCATTCCATGTG GTATGTCCCtttcttcctcatcctcttcttgTATTTCACTGGCTGCTTTACACAAGTTAAAGATGAGAAGATGTCTTACTCAGGCTGGCTGCTACTTGGCCCCAGTGCAGTGTACTATTG GTATCTGATTACTGAGGGGCAGATCTTTGTCCTGTATGTCTTCACCTTTTTTGCCATGGTTGCCACTGTGATGCGCCAGAGGCGGATGGGCTTCGTGTTAGACAGCAATGGCCGTTTCCTCTTCTATAACTTCATCATTACTCTGGGATTAGTTCTGGTCTGGGTCGCATATCTGTGGAATGATAAAGTTTTGCGCAAAAAGTATCCCGGAATCATCTATGTTCCAGAGCCTTGGTCCTTCTATACCTTACACATCAAAGGCAGTTAA
- the LOC109063150 gene encoding testis-expressed protein 9-like, with protein sequence MLRGPRMRTAPHEEAHTRELQRVLVVQFMRNKIYSAKSSKPNKPGSGNRKNPQYVWGAPAVSFNFRKAPQTVVDDVAIPEDFGDFSLAKTISIIEDRVSDDLTEELLQDDIMPSAGEEMGAEAQIRFLKAKLRVMRVELNRLEYECNKYECNKKDDENSTLSSKPKDIEEERARHQRTTNVQQTQVVKQSALAEESSRTCEGLQQQVEAQKELESMKRTHKQAASTQSATEVRLNRALH encoded by the exons ATGCTGCGGGGACCGCGCATGCGCACTGCGCCACACGAGGAAGCCCACACGAGGGAGCTGCAGCGAGTTCTTGTAGTTCAG TTCATGAGAAACAAGATCTACTCTGCAAAATCTTCAAAGCCAAACAAGCCAGGATCAGGAAATAGAAAGAATCCACA ATACGTTTGGGGAGCACCAGCAGTTTCTTTCAATTTTAGGAAAGCACCACAGACTGTGGTTGATGATGTTGCTATTCCTGAAGACTTTGGAGATTTCTCACTTGCTAAGACAATCAGTATAATCGAGGACAGAGTTAGTGATGATCTCACTGAGGAACTCTTGCAGGATGACATCATGCCCAGTGCCGGAGAAGAGATGGGTGCAG AAGCTCAAATCAGATTTTTGAAGGCTAAACTTCGAGTAATGCGGGTAGAATTGAACAGACTTGAATATGAATGCAACAAATATGAATGCAACAAGAAG GATGATGAAAACAGCACTTTAAGCAGCAAACCGAAGGACATAGAGGAGGAAAGGGCAAGACACCAGAGGACTACAAATGTCCAACAGACTCAAGTTGTGAAGCAAAGCGCTTTAGCTGAAGAATCAAGTCGGACGTGTGAAGGACTGCAACAGCAAGTGGAAGCACAAAAG GAGTTGGAGAGCATGAAGAGGACACACAAGCAGGCAGCCAGTACCCAGAGTGCAACAGAGGTGCGGCTGAATAGAGCCCTTCACTGA